A part of Falco naumanni isolate bFalNau1 chromosome 19, bFalNau1.pat, whole genome shotgun sequence genomic DNA contains:
- the PPIA gene encoding peptidyl-prolyl cis-trans isomerase A, translating to MANPVVFFDIAANGEPLGRVTFELFADKVPKTAENFRALSTGEKGFGYKGSCFHRIIPGFMCQGGDFTRHNGTGGKSIYGEKFPDENFILKHTGPGILSMANAGPNTNGSQFFICTAKTEWLDGKHVVFGRVKEGMNVVEAMERCGSKDGKTSKKITITDCGQLS from the exons ATGGCCAACCCCGTCGTCTTCTTCGACATCGCCGCTAATGGCGAGCCCCTGGGCCGCGTCACCTTcgag ctgtttgcaGACAAGGTGCCCAAGACAGCAG aaaatttcCGTGCCCTGAGCACTGGCGAGAAGGGATTTGGCTACAAGGGGTCCTGCTTCCACAGAATCATTCCTGGGTTCATGTGCCAG GGTGGTGACTTCACACGCCACAACGGCACTGGTGGCAAATCCATCTATGGGGAGAAGTTCCCCGATGAGAACTTCATCCTGAAGCACACAGGCCCTGGCATCTTGTCCATGGCCAATGCTGGCCCCAACACAAATGGCTCTCAATTCTTTATCTGCACTGCCAAGACTGAATG GTTGGATGGCAAGCACGTTGTCTTTGGCCGTGTCAAGGAGGGGATGAATGTGGTGGAGGCTATGGAGCGCTGTGGCTCCAAAGATGGCAAAACAAGCAAGAAGATCACCATTACCGACTGCGGGCAGCTCTCATAA